Part of the Vicinamibacteria bacterium genome, ACGACACGCCAAACGCGTCGAGGATGCCGGAGGGAAGCTTACGCTGACCGCCCTCGCCATCCACGTCGCGGCGGTGGCGCTGCGAAGATTCCCAAGGTTCAATACCTCTCTCGATATCGCCAACGAACAAATCATCGTCAAGGAGTATCGGCACATCGGCGTCGCCGTGGACACCGAGCGCGGGCTCGTGGTGCCCGTCGTTCGCAACGCCGATCGGCTGAGCCTGGGTCAGATTGCCGCGGCGGTTACCGCGCTGGCCGAACGCGCCCGAAGCGGCAAGCTCTCGCCA contains:
- a CDS encoding 2-oxo acid dehydrogenase subunit E2, coding for RHAKRVEDAGGKLTLTALAIHVAAVALRRFPRFNTSLDIANEQIIVKEYRHIGVAVDTERGLVVPVVRNADRLSLGQIAAAVTALAERARSGKLSPDDMQGGSFTVTNLGGIGGTSFTPVVNWPEVAILGLSRSRREPSWTGNGFEPRLVLPLSLSYDHRVIDGADAARFLRFVAEVFEDPFLLSLEGSIP